AGTCATATACAAAAACTGTATTTAAGGTGCCGAGAAAGCATTACAGGCATGACAAACAAAACTAGACAAACGCTTCAGGCCTAGCCCATCGTCAGTGTCTCAATTTAGAAAACAAGATGCACAGACATAAACCCAAGCACATCTGGACCCCAGTTTTCCCAGCCATGGCGACTTGTTTCTAGAGGAACACATTTAACTGtactaataaaataatataataaaatgatGATACACATTATGACTCAGATAACTTACTGTGACTGCATGAATACCTGCTATAACAACTAACAGCAGGCATGTGCAGTGCAGCAATCTGGCCTTGAGCTAGAGATTGAGATAGGCCGTTGTCTCAAAACAAAGCATGACTTCCTAATGGTCGCTGAAGGCTGAAAGGTCCGATGCTGAGCAGAGTGAAACTATTCCTGGCCTGCCTTTTAATTACTATGTAATTTCACTATCAGTGGCTACAATCTAGACTTTCAAGTGAATTAGGCCACACTTTCTACTGCACTTGGCGTTTAGGCATTTTGTTTTCAAGAGCAGTAAACCTACTTTAATTTAGTGGTCAGTGCTGGTAGACAGGAAGTGAAGTTGGAGAGAGCTGGGCGGGGGGGTGTGAGTGTTACCGGAACCCAGCCGAATGTGGTCAGTATGCTGCCGCTTACGCAAAAGCAGCCCACATGTACAGTAATCATTTAGTTAGGAAAAAAAAGTTAACTTTGTTTCAACACATACTCAAAAAAACTTGAGGCCCCTGTGATGTGCTCTGCATGCCTACATCTGGAAGAGATTCTTTTTGAGGAAGCTATTCACAATCTGAACGCCGCCCACAGACGCCCAAATGTTTACTCAATCAGTGAAACTTTAAAGCAGTGACTAACGGTCATATGAGCTTGGGGCCCTAAGTTCAATACACACGGGACAAGAAGTGAAGTCTGAGGGAACTGGTGGAGATCTGGTGGGGTCAGTGGTCCCCACACAGCTTTATTTAGAAAGCTTTTTGACCTATGTAAGTAGCTGGGCATGAGATAGCCCAAATAACAATGACAGCCATGTGTAACATGAGGCAGAGTACACCTGTCAGTGGCCTCCCTGTAGGCTTAGGATGCCTTTAACAGTACTGTAGGTCCAGTGGAAAAACAACAGTATGTTACATTTGAACTACACCTATATTTGTCCTATACAGTTATACTGATGTATGGATTTCAGTTCCTCAATGTAATGCAACATTAGAAAGCAATTCTCCACTATTCACAAATATTTAAGTGCATGTGAGACTGAACAACATAGGCTATGTGGGATTGGGCTTTCAAAAAAGTGACTTGAAAAGATTGTGTGATTGCTGTGTCCTCTCCCTGTAAATGATACAGTAATTGTTTACATTAACCAAGTTATGTGTTTCCTTGTTCCTTGTCTCATGTCATACACAGCATGATGTTTGGTTTagtgcaaaaaaaacaaaactcaatgcacaaattaactGGGAGCCAGTGGAATTTTCCATGATGTATCCCAGGGTCTTCTGTTGTATAAAGAGAAGTGCTGTAGTTTGCAGTCTTGCTAATGGCCAGATGCTTGGTGGATGGTGCCTGGTGTTGTCCTGGAACAACCCCAAGGCCAGTTGAATTATcagctattttattttattgtgtatACCCTGGTTCTTTCATGAGTAATTTAACAAATGATTGGATGATCTAGGCTATCCAGGCATAAATTAACTGTTGTTTAAACATGACCCTACAGTGGCCCTGAAGTGCCAAACACGCAACAAATCACaagaacacaaataaaaaaaaataattaagaaaataaacaaaacacatgcaaatgAACACGCAAAACATCTACATCAGTTTCATTTAGGAAATGTTGcaaagacacaaaacacaaatattGAGATGCCCCTAAAGTTGTCTGGCCCCTGGGCTAGACTACCTGCTGTTCTGCTGTTCAACATTGTTTATACtaactgtgtatttgtgtcccAAAGGTCTGTTCTTCGTCCTGCCCTGCACAGATACCTTCATTAAAGTGGACATGCGCACCATCTCATTTGACATTCCCCCACAGGAGGTGATgaattctccacacacacacacacatgcgcgcatacatgcacacacacacacacgcatacatgcacacatgcaaagaATTTATAATCACACACTGCATATGTATAGGTACAGTTATTTCCTCTCGGTGGTGGTGTTTTGGTTAAGAAACCGGGTTAGCAAAAGTCAAGACTCAAAAGTCCAGGGGTTGCGATTCCCAGCTGCCACCCTTgtgcacttgagcaaggcacttatcCCCGAGTTGCCCCAGGGAGACTGGCCCTGCAGTTAATTATAGTAAGAGTTATAGTATtttgcagatgcttttgtccaaagcgacttccaGAATATGAACTTTACAATAGTTAAAATGaacaattatttaaaaaaagttgaaaaaactGAGAATTGCATAGTAACTTTAGTTTAAAACATCAGCCAAATACATGAAGATAAGCTTAAAGAAGGATGGAGTACAAAACTGACTCATTCAGCTGGCACATCTTCAAATTAAATTGAAGAGATGCAGTGTGGACTAGATTTTATAACTATTCTATAACTAGGctatttttgtgtattttgtgtttgtgtgtctttttgtgaCCCAGATTTTATACTGTGAAAATAACATCTGCATGCTGAAAGcactgtattaaaaaaaaataatacttaaCTGTGGTCTCACAAGCAAATGGCACCATTTTTAGTTAACCCACAATTTCATTtatcctactgtgtgtgtgtgtgtgtgtgtgtgtgtgtgtgtgtgtgtgtgtgtgtccataggtCCTGACCAAGGACTCGGTGACAGTGAGTGTGGATGGCGTGGTGTACTACCGCGTGCAGAACGCCACACTGGCTGTGGCCAACATCACCAACGCTGACGCCGCCACCCGCCTGCTTTCTCAGACGACCCTCAGGAACGTGCTGGGCACCAAGAACCTGGCCGAGATCCTCTCAGATCGCGAGGAGATTGCACACAGCATgcaggtacaaacacacacacacacacactcacacacacacatctttgttTCTCAAGTTATGCATGACATTTAAGAATAGCAATGAGCAACTCAGTGAGCTACTTTAGCACATACTTTGACTCTCCAAAGCTTAGTTTTACACTGTCACTGTTGCCGTAGAAGTGGTACTCATAAACTAGTTTGCCGTGTATGATAATATCAGTGCAAACGTTTTACACTCTTAATGTTGCCGTAGAAGTGGTATTAATGAACCAATGTGCTATTTATTCTGTGGGTGTGGGTGCTCATGGATGTGATGGGCCTTGGGGTCCGTTTGTACTTCCTCAGGCCACTCTGGACGACGCCACGGACGATTGGGGCATCAAGGTCCAGCGCGTGGAGATCAAAGATGTCAAGCTGCCCATTCAGCTGCAGAGGGCCATGGCTGCTGAAGCTGAGGCCTCACGGGAGGCTAGggccaaggtacacacacacacacaccccacactcagacacacacacgcatacacatatacacacacacacacactttttttttttttacatttttatatttgtgaTGGCCCTTTAAAAGTAGGCATGTCTTTTAcgcctgtttgcttttctccttctttgtaggctaatcatataggcaaacatattttaacagcccattacaaatatattttatttaatatacttATATAATATTATCTGACACACTTGTGTAGGCTATCTTGTAGCCTGAATAGCCAGAATAACCATTAAGTGGCTACGGGTTGAAAAGCAGTCACTTCAAATCCATTGCCAGCTGATTCTTCTGCTTTGCATTGATAGAAGTCTGACCCCTGCACACgccacactcagacacacacacacacacacacacacacacacacacacacacacacacacacacacacacacacacacacacacacacacacacacacacacacacacacacacacacacacacacacacacacacacatacacacacacacacacacacacacacacacacatctatgcatTCTTATATGCTCTCTCCATCCTTTATGCAGACATactttatatacacacatatttggtattatacacacacccgtAGTTACAATATCTGCCCACAGATAAAAAAGAGGAAGCGTGTGCAGTGGTCATAAGATAAGTGCACgtggacagtcacacacaggttTCACATGTTTCTTCCTGTTAATACACTGATTGTGTCTtcctgcttgcttgcttgctccATTGACAGTTCTAGACTCTCTCTTCCCATCTTCTCTCTGTCAAATGCATTTTTGGATTGAGGTTCTTGTTATGATTGTAGTCAAATTAACACTGAACAAGTGTAATCCAGCCAGAATCATGGCAAATACGTACATGTAATTCAATGTAATTCAAAAGCTAGTTATGTTAATGCCCCGTCGGTACCTTGTCTCtgtcctactctctctctctctctctctctctctctctgtccctctctctttctctcctccttctctctatctctccctttgtTCCTCTACTCTAGGTGATTGCGGCGGAGGGCGAGATGAACGCTTCCCGTGCGCTGAAGGAGGCGTCCCTGGTGATCGCCGAGTCCCCATCTGGCCTGCAGCTGCGTTACCTGCAGACTCTCAACACCATCGCCGCCGAGAAGAACTCCACCATCATCTTCCCCCTCCCCATAGAAATGCTGCAGACCTTCATGAAACATTAAGacttccactcacacacacatacacatgcacccacTCACAATACATACGCTTACAcatgtcacacgcacacactgtgaGCATATACTGGACTTTGGACTGTGTGGATGGGATGCGATATACTCAATCATTCAAGTCAGACGAAAGAAATTACATAAAACCTTTTCCTGAAAGAGTTTGTGTTGTCGGTATAGGACAGTCACGATATGACttctatacagtacacacagatgTATCTCTTTATGGTATGAGTATTCATGTGAAGTGGAGTGGAATCCAGGTCATGAGATACTCTCCCTCCACTTTAAGGCTTTCAGAAAACCAGAGCATCAAATAACCAGAGGAAATAGAAGTAACCACATCTCAGCCCTGCTGCAAACCCACATGTTCTTAACATTGCATTTCTGACACACATTCTCACTGCATAAACACAACGCAACCACGCACAAGCCCTTGCCTAGTGAGAGTAGTAGTGTGTTGAGCCAGAGGTACATTTAAATTCAGAAAACAGACGTGAGTGTTTgtgtcaatttgcacattgcACCATATTTTTGTTTACAGTTTAAAGCAAACAATTTGAAATGTCTTCACAAAATGTTCTGATTTAAAAGTTTGCCTGTTTGCCAAATTGGAATGTACCTCTGAGTTAAGGCTCAACATGCCACTAATGTGTGTTTGGATCCGTTtgcctacagtatatatgtgAGTTGCTATCTGCATCTGAAATCCCATACAGTATCAATGAAAGGTCAGTGTAATTGAATGGTCAACACTGTAAAAGTTCTTGAGGATGAttacagtgcagtgcagagtGATGCTtaattgtaagtgtgtgtgtgtgtgtgtgtgtgtgtgtgtgtgtgtgtgtgtgtgtgtgtgtgtgtgcgcgcgcgcgcatgcgTGCTTGTGGGAGTAAGCTGTTCTGAATGCAAAAAAGATGCCTTGTATTTTATTATGCTGTAcctgactctctctttctctatccgtGGTCGTATCTGACAACATAAAGCCTTAATGAGTGTTACATGCTAATCTCACCTCCAAACAGACTTTTTTTAACCAATTTATCAGGAacgattttttttacttcagagctttttttattttaactaaCACATTGTATGATTCAGTATTATAGCGATTGATCAAATTAACCCTGTTTGTATTACCCATGGCTGTGGCTAGTTATAGAAAGCTAATAATAGAAAATATTATTGCGGTGTTTTAACTGCCCTGAAACAAGCAGTTTTGTTCACTGCCTACTGACCTGCTCTGCCTACTAATGTAATTTCTCGCCAAAGATTGCCCTAGTGTTACGTGCCTATTTGTACCTCTGCCAAGTTTACACTCTAGGTTGCAGCGTGTGTGGGGTTTCAAAATTAAGCCATGGGCTTTGTTTTATTGCTTCATGTTGCACTTTGCTATACTGTGTTTTCCGGGTATGTGCCAAGCAGCACATATTGCCATAATAAAGTTCAAATTAAGCTTTGTGTTGTTAAATGGATGTGAAATATTTGTTTGTACCAGTATGTGAAGTGCAAGTGCTATATACCCTTGTGTATGAAGTTGGTGTTTATTGAATATCACTTTTATTTGTTGAAGTTGTGTAATGTTGAAAACACGCACTGACGTCCACATTTAACAACTTATATAAAACCAATAAACAACTGAAGGTTTATACCATATTTGTACTAAGCCTGATTCTATTGCCCATGCTCCAGATCAAACTCCACCAAAAATGAAATCAGACCACATCTTGGACcacaaatgtgtttattttctttatttctatCAACTCTCATAGGTTGTATTTATTGTAACAAAAAAGTAAGGCAAGGGAATGAATGAATTCTGCAGTTCAGGAAGCAACATTGAGGTTGTAAACTTGAAGCAGCAAAGCAGGAGAAACCCTCTGAGGTCTGGCTGAAGCTTTAGCTGCAGACAAGCAGGGCTGGTGCAAAGCCAGCTGGAGGAGACCAAGCCAGCGTTGATAGATGTGTTCAAGATGGCGTCTACGCTGTGATGTTTCTGTGCCTAGACCTTTCTCCATCCACTGAATTACCTCTCAAGGAACTCTGGCTCTACACATAGTTCAGCATATTTAAACAAAGCTGAACGTTACATGCTCTTACTCTTTATGCGACCATGCAGAGGTCAATCTACAGATAACACCTCGGGAAATCTCAAATGAAACAGGCTTCCTCCTCTGAAGGTCTCAGATGGAGCGTGCCTCCCCCACCCACTCCCCCCTGGTCCTCACATCTAATCACATCCCAGAATAGCAACACAAATTGAAAGTGCCACTGACACATCACCTATTGTAGCTCCAGCATTCCAGCCCAAGATACCAGCACCCTCCCCCCTCCAAGGCCTCATTCATCAGCCCTGGCACATGAAGTGCATAACTAATGTGATTAAGGCTATAGGGTTTCTTCATTCAATTGCACTACCATTGTTCAAGAGCACTCCCATTTGTTTGTTCTGACAGGGAATCTCCATATTTATATGTTTAAGTCTCATTAGAGTGGAAAGAAGTGTCCTCATTAGATAAATGACTGGTGGATGTCAAGGAGTAGATAGGAGACTGGTGGATTGTAGCCACCAAGGCGCCAACATGAGCTGAATGGCTGTTTTGTTGGAAATGGAGAACCTGAGACCTCTAGTGGCCATTCATAGTTATTGCTTGAATATCAGTTCCCTCCCAGGCTTTCATTTAGCCATCTCACTGTACCAGTTTAAATGTGGAATGGATTCAAATATTTTGCAGTAGAGAGCTATTAGGCCTGAACATGTTTTTTGGCAGTATTGCACTTTCATCTGCTCTTTCAGAAGAGGCTTCACAGATCAAAAGTGGGTAGGAATTTCATTACCCAGCCTATCCATAGTTATGGACAACGAATGGTTCATATGATGGCCAAAAAGACAGCATAAAGGCTTGAGGTTCATTCTTTTGTTAAAAGCATCTTGACAGGGTTCTTCATGTTGAATATAATCCTACTTGTGGCAGTATGCATGTGCAGCAGCATCTATAACAGTCACCCTGAAGGGGTATTTCTAAGTAAAAGTCCTTACTGTTGGACAATTCTAATGCTGACATAAAAACCACACTTTGTGTACTTCTATAGAAAAACAACATGCAGGAGATGTCAAATGAGGCAGGTGTTCTTAGTCATTGTaaaacagttgtgtgtgtgtgtgtgtgtgtgtgtgtgtgtgtgtaaaaaccagGTGAGATCAGGTCTTCTCTGTGTACCTAGTATGCCTCAAACTagcataaataaaaaatgcagaAAAATGGCTATTGTCCACTGTACGTGTGGAACTGCTACATGCAGAGAGAGCAGTTAATTATTGTTTTCCTTCAGGAGTGCCTGGGGCTTCAGCTCAGGGCGGTAAGGCAGTGGAGCGAAAAAGGTTAAAGGTTAAAAGGTCACAGTTCACAGTTCAAGTTCAGCCATGGCACGCTCCAGGGGGTCGCTGGTCCAGTAGTCATGGTCCCAGCCCAGGAACCAGCCGGTGAACGTGGGCGGCTCGAAGCCCTGCTTGAGCTTCACAATGGGCGTCCGGCGGTCGCGGTTGGCAGGGTCAGTCTCGATGTAGCGAGAAGCTGGACGGAAGAAGAGGGTTGATGGGCTGTAAACCACATTTTCTACACAAAAGGCCTGCAACAACCTATAGTCTTACACCAGAGTTACACCGGGTGTGCAACTGAAGCGCTCCATTCGCATGGCGTAAAAATAGTTTATGGAAGACTTCTAGAagtctaatttttttttatctatacGCGCTGCTATCACGTCTGATGTAGACAGTTTTATTGATTATATAtgtgaacggaacgcttcagttacgtgcccgaTGTAGTTAGCCTCCCTGTTACACTAAGGGTTGAGGCCTCTTAGTATTGCCATAGTATGACAAAGATAATATCCTTTAAACTTGTGTTTGAGCATTTACAGACCGTGTGCTGGTGGtctaatttattttctgttgtgGGTCTGTTTCCTTGAATACGGATATGATTGACATAGATTCCAATTTAATAAACTGATTATCTGACTAATAGCTGACGTAGGCTGCATACATCCCTTGTGACCTTAAATAAAGAGATTTCGGGTTTCGGAACATACCGGAAGCCATGGCCTCAgtcttctcctcttcctgggCCTCGCTGCCGATCCATACAAACACCTGTGGAGAATTCAGAGAGCCGTTAATGTCTGCATCGCCTCCATTCGCTTCCCCTCTCATGTGACCAAACATACTGGTGTCTCTGCCCTACCTGTTCCCAGGTGTCCAGGATCATGACGTCGTCTGTGGCCAGATCGTCCTGTGTCAACTCGCCAGGTACCTCCTCAATCTGAGCCAGGAAAACAAGGTTAAGTACATCCTTACAAATATGAAAACTGAGTCTGAATATGAAATGGCATTAAAGGACCTTTAAACTGACAGAACAAATGAAGCGGCGTGGGTAAAGGGCTCTGTAAGACTCACAATGAAGTTGCCTGTCTTGTTGGAACAGGCGAAGAGTCTGGGCGGGTGGGTGTCCATCTTGTCCTTCAGACGGGTGGAGGTGCGATACGCTGCTTTGCCTCCCAGTGCCTCCCAGAAGTCATCTATATGGGAGAGACAGTCAGCCATTACCAAGCGATTCAAACTCTAACTGaactgtgagtgtatgtgtggctTGTGCTTACAGTACATGGACGTTTTTTTTCTTGTCAGAAGCTCCTAGATGTACTGTATTGCCGCCATGGAAACGCATTGTTTAAGTCACTCTGCCTTATTAACACATAGGGAACACCTACGCAGAATTGAAAGCGTCCATGGAAACGGGGCCACTGTTTAAGTTTACTTATTACACATTATTTAAATGTTTCACTATTATTTATATGTTTCataatttataataaataaaagtaaaaaatctaaTAAAGTTACTGAAGGTATTTTGCAgactttgtccaaagcgacttagtCAATGCTGACTTTTAAGGAGCAGTTGTGTGTGCACGTCtctgttggagtgtgtgttgtgtcggcGCGTGTGTTGTATTGGGGTGTGTTTGGCGTCCCACGcaccactctctcctccctcggGCAGCTCGGAGGCAGACACCCCCAGGATGCCACACAGCTGCTGGGCGCCCTGCTTCTCTGGGTCGCTGGCCCCCTGGCCCACCCACACGAACGCTCCCCCCGGGGTCACCAGGACGAACGCGTCGTTCGAGTTCAGGTTGGAAGATGCAGCATCAACCTGAGGCGGGGTCAGAGTCAGGTAAAAGGTCATAAGACTGTGAGTGTATACGGTGATGCTTGAATAAACAAACTCCAAATTGAATATTGATATTTTTACATGGCAAATTCTGTGTATTTAAATGTCGTAAGCCAACACGTCTTTTAAAGAAAGTATCAAAGTATCAATGTGTTTACAGAACAGTAAAACTAAGCCTCAGATAACAGTAGCATAACAATACTACAGTATTACTACACTGTAAATACACTACATTTAACAACAATTCAACAGCCTGAAGCTCATGGTACATTTTGATATCAAAAGAAAATATACTGCCAAGCAATAACCACTGAACAGTTGCTCACATTTTGATAATGCTTTACAGTGCATGTTGTCAGAGAGCATGGAGCAGCATGAACTCACCTCCACAGCACGCGTGTGTCCAGTCGAGTTGGAGCGCACCTGGAAGAGGCGCGTGTCTGCGGGGGCCGACTGCCCTCCGTCCCTGGACGTGCCCCCCTTGTGCACCACCATGGGCAGCCCCCCGAACAGACTCATCATGTGGGCAGGCTCTTTGCCCTGGACCACACGCAcctgagatacacacacacacatacacacacacacacacacacacacacacacacacgaaattAAAGGATTATTCATG
The Alosa alosa isolate M-15738 ecotype Scorff River chromosome 12, AALO_Geno_1.1, whole genome shotgun sequence DNA segment above includes these coding regions:
- the stom gene encoding erythrocyte band 7 integral membrane protein; its protein translation is MANRSESSLTRSRTNDKERQALEEADSNIGLCGWFLVGISILLTLATFPLSIWMCIKIVKEYERAIIFRLGRILKGGAKGPGLFFVLPCTDTFIKVDMRTISFDIPPQEVLTKDSVTVSVDGVVYYRVQNATLAVANITNADAATRLLSQTTLRNVLGTKNLAEILSDREEIAHSMQATLDDATDDWGIKVQRVEIKDVKLPIQLQRAMAAEAEASREARAKVIAAEGEMNASRALKEASLVIAESPSGLQLRYLQTLNTIAAEKNSTIIFPLPIEMLQTFMKH